In the Astatotilapia calliptera chromosome 5, fAstCal1.2, whole genome shotgun sequence genome, one interval contains:
- the prkar2ab gene encoding LOW QUALITY PROTEIN: protein kinase, cAMP-dependent, regulatory, type II, alpha, B (The sequence of the model RefSeq protein was modified relative to this genomic sequence to represent the inferred CDS: substituted 2 bases at 2 genomic stop codons), whose protein sequence is MSKQPQPISPLKNFFAGGFGGVCLVFAGHPLDTIKVRLQTQPKPKPGESLLYAGTIDCFKKTLAKEVSMHTDANSGIYXLKYCFXVLKLMFPPPRLPLQGIKGLYKGMAAPIIGVTPMFAVCFFGFGLGKKLQQRTPDDILTYPQLFAAGMLSGVFTTAIMAPGERIKCLLQIQASTGEVKYAGPMDCVKQLYRESGIRGVYKGTALTLMRDVPASGMYFMSYEWLKNLLTPAGKRLTVEIPAGLKELLQGYTVEVLRRRPPNLAEFAVQHFTRILESQRNDQQDKKPNTESVQKEVTFESDTDEPNKHEEEEEEEEEEEEPVPVKRPSGKTNRRTAVCAEAYNPDDDEDDDTEPRVVNPKTDEQRRRLQDACRDILLFKTLEQEQFSEVLDAMFEVLVKPQDHIIDQGEDGDNFYVIEKGVYDIFVQKDGVSICVGKYDNKGSFGELALMYNTPRAATIVATQDGALWGLDRATFHRLIVKNNAKKRRMYEAFIECVPLLKSLEVSERMKIVDVLGARAFKDGDRIITQGDKAECFYIVETGEVKIMIKSKTKASQQDNAEVEVARCSRGQYFGELALVTNKPRAATVYAVGETKCLVIDIQAFERLLGPCIDIMKRNISQYEDQLVALFGSSDDLKQ, encoded by the exons gTGCGTTTACAAACTCAACCAAAACCCAAACCTGGCGAGAGCCTCCTGTATGCTGGGACCAtagactgttttaaaaaaactttagCCAAAGAGGTGAGCATGCACACTGATGCAAACTCTGGCATTTATTaactaaaatattgtttttgagTCCTCAAACTGATgtttcctcctcctcgtcttcctttACAGGGTATTAAAGGACTCTATAAAGGAATGGCAGCCCCCATAATCGGAGTCACGCCCATGTTTGCTGTCTGTTTCTTTGGGTTTGGGCTGGGAAAGAAACTGCAACAGAGAACTCCCGATGATATCCTTAC GTATCCACAGCTGTTTGCTGCTGGGATGTTGTCTGGCGTGTTCACCACAGCCATCATGGCTCCTGGAGAGCGCATCAAATGTCTCCTACAG atTCAAGCTTCCACGGGGGAGGTGAAGTACGCAGGACCCATGGACTGCGTCAAACAGCTGTACAGAGAGTCTGGAATCAGGGGAGTCTACAAAGGCACCGCTCTGACCCTCATGAGAG ATGTTCCAGCCAGTGGGATGTACTTCATGTCTTATGAGTGGTTGAAGAATCTCCTGACACCTGCAGGAAAAAG GCT CACTGTAGAGATACCAGCTGGTTTGAAAGAGCTGCTGCAGGGATACACGGTGGAAGTGCTTCGTCGCAGGCCTCCCAACTTGGCCGAGTTTGCTGTGCAGCATTTCACACGTATTCTGGAGAGCCAAAGAAATGACCAGCAAGACAAGAAACCCAACACTGAGTCTGTGCAGAAAGAAGTCACTTTTGAATCAGACACAGATGAACCCAACAaacatgaggaagaggaggaggaggaggaggaagaggaggaaccgGTCCCCGTTA agcGCCCCTCTGGAAAAACCAATCGCAGAACTGCAG TTTGTGCAGAGGCGTACAACCCAGATGATGATGAGGACGATGACACAGAGCCTCGGGTTGTGAATCCCAAAACAGACGAGCAGCGTCGCCGGCTTCAGGACGCATGCAGAGACATTTTACTGTTCAAGACATTAGAGCAG GAGCAGTTCTCTGAGGTTTTAGACGCCATGTTTGAAGTGTTGGTCAAACCTCAGGATCACATCATAGACCAAGGAGAGGATGGGGACAATTTCTACGTCATAGAGAA AGGTGTCTACGATATTTTTGTACAGAAGGACGGTGTGAGCATTTGTGTTGGAAAATATGACAACAAGGGCAGTTTTGGAGAGCTGGCTCTCATGTACAACACGCCTCGAGCCGCCACAATCGTGGCGACACAGGACGGAGCCCTGTGGGGCCTG GATCGAGCCACATTTCACAGACTGattgtgaaaaataatgcaAAGAAGAGAAGGATGTATGAGGCCTTCATTGAATGCGTTCCTCTTCTGAAGTCTCTTGAG GTTTCTGAGAGAATGAAGATTGTTGATGTTCTGGGAGCTCGAGCATTCAAAGATGGAGACCGCATAATTACACAG ggtGACAAAGCTGAGTGTTTCTACATTGTGGAAACAGGAGAAGTGAAGATTATGATAAAAAGCAAA ACAAAGGCGAGCCAGCAGGATAACGCAGAAGTGGAGGTAGCTCGCTGCTCCAGAGGGCAGTACTTTGGGGAGCTGGCGCTGGTCACCAACAAACCTCGTGCAGCAACAGTTTACGCTGTGGGAGAAACCAAATGTTTAG tAATTGACATCCAGGCTTTTGAGCGTTTGCTGGGTCCCTGCATTGACATCATGAAGAGAAACATCTCCCAGTACGAAGACCAGCTGGTGGCGCTGTTTGGCTCCAGTGATGATTTGAAACAATAG